Sequence from the Streptomyces peucetius genome:
TTCGGTACGGCCGTCGAGTCCAACGCCCGCTACAAGGAGCTGATCGCCCACGGCACGGCCGGCCTCTCCGTCGCCTTCGACCTGCCGACGCAGATGGGCCACGACTCCGACGCCCCCCTCGCGCACGGCGAGGTCGGCAAGGTGGGCGTCGCCATCGACTCGATCGACGACATGCGGGTGCTGTTCGGCGGCATCCCGCTGGACAAGGTCTCCACGTCGATGACGATCAACGCCCCCGCCGCCCTCCTGCTGCTCCTCTACCAACTGGTCGGCGAGGAGCAGGGCGTGCCCGCGGACAAGCTCACCGGCACCATCCAGAACGACGTGCTCAAGGAGTACATCGCCCGCGGCACGTACATCTTCCCGCCCAAGCCGTCGCTGCGGCTGATCGCGGACATCTTCAAGTACTGCAGGGCCGAGATCCCGAAGTGGAACACGATCTCGATCTCCGGCTACCACATGGCCGAGGCCGGGGCCTCACCCGCGCAGGAGATCGCCTTCACCCTGGCCGACGGCATCGAGTACGTCCGCACCGCCGTCGCCGCCGGGATGGACGTCGACGACTTCGCACCCCGGCTGTCCTTCTTCTTCGTCGCCCGCACGACCATCCTCGAAGAGGTCGCCAAGTTCCGCGCCGCCCGCCGGATCTGGGCCCGGGTGATGAAGGAGGAGTTCGGCGCGAAGAACCCGAAGTCGCTGATGCTGCGCTTCCACACCCAGACCGCGGGCGTGCAGCTCACCGCCCAGCAGCCCGAGGTCAACCTGGTGCGCGTCGCCGTGCAGGGCCTCGGGGCGGTCCTCGGCGGCACGCAGTCCCTGCACACCAACTCCTTCGACGAGGCCATCGCGCTGCCGACGGACAAGTCCGCCCGCCTGGCGCTGCGCACCCAGCAGGTCCTGGCGTACGAGACGGACGTCACCGCCACCGTCGACCCCTTCGCGGGCAGTTACGTCGTCGAGAAGATGACCGACGACGTCGAGGCGGCGGCGCTGGCCCTGATGGAACGGGTCGAGGACCTCGGCGGCGCCGTCAACGCCATCGAACAGGGCTTCCAGAAGAACGAGATCGAGCGCAGCGCCTACCGCATCGCCCAGGAGACGGACTCCGGCGAACGCGTCGTCGTCGGTGTCAACCGCTACACGCTCGACACCGAGGAGCCGTACGAGCCGCTGCGCGTCGATCCCGCGATCGAGGCGCAGCAGGCCGAGCGCCTGGCGAAGCTGCGCGCCGAACGCGACCAGGGCGCGGTGGACACGGCGCTCGCCGAACTCAAGAAGGCGGCGGCGGGCACGGACAACGTGCTCTACCCGATGAAGCAGGCGCTGAAGGCGCGCGCGACCGTCGGCGAAGTGTGCAACGCGCTGCGCGAGGTGTGGGGGACGTACGTCCCGACCGACGCGTTCTGAGACGAATGGGCGGAGTGTCGCACCCGTGTGCGACACTCCGCCCATGCTGGGTGTCATCGATCTGCCGACCTATCTCGCCGGCCTTGTCCTGATCATTCTGCTGCCGGGGCCGAACTCGCTCTACGTGCTGTCCGTGGCCGCCCGCCGCGGTGTGCGCACGGGTTACCGGGCCGCCGCGGGCGTGTGGTGCGGCGACACCGTCCTCATGGTGCTCTCCGCCGCGGGCGTGGCCTCGCTGCTGCAGGCGAACGCGCTGCTGTTCGGAATCGTGAAGTTCGCGGGTGCCGGATATCTGACCTGGCTGGCGATCGGGATGCTGCGCGCCGCCTGGTCCATGTGGCGCACGCGGCGTGAGCGGGTGGCGGACGCGGTCGCCGACGTCCCGGAGGGGGAGCGGCCGTTCCGCCGGGCGTTCGTGATCAGCCTGCTCAACCCGAAGGCGATCCTGTTCTTCATCGCCTTCTTCGTGCAGTTCGTCGACCCGGCCTACGCGTATCCGGCGCTGTCGTTCACGGTGCTCGGCTCGCTGGCGCAGCTGGCCAGCGTCCTGTACCTGACGCTGCTGATCTTCACGGGCACGCACCTCGCGGCCGCGTTCCGCCGTCGGAAGCGGCTGTCGGCGGGCGCGACGTCGGCGGCGGGCGCGCTGTTCCTCGGCTTCGCGGTGAAGCTGTCGCTGGCGGGCGCGTAGCCTCCCGGGCCCTGCTCAGCGCGTTCTGGACAGGGCCGCCCGCAGCCGCGGGGTCAGTGGC
This genomic interval carries:
- the leuE gene encoding leucine efflux protein LeuE: MLGVIDLPTYLAGLVLIILLPGPNSLYVLSVAARRGVRTGYRAAAGVWCGDTVLMVLSAAGVASLLQANALLFGIVKFAGAGYLTWLAIGMLRAAWSMWRTRRERVADAVADVPEGERPFRRAFVISLLNPKAILFFIAFFVQFVDPAYAYPALSFTVLGSLAQLASVLYLTLLIFTGTHLAAAFRRRKRLSAGATSAAGALFLGFAVKLSLAGA
- a CDS encoding methylmalonyl-CoA mutase — translated: MARESESGLPIEPVYGPADLTGWDPAEKLGEPGEYPFTRGVYPTMYTGRPWTMRQYAGFGTAVESNARYKELIAHGTAGLSVAFDLPTQMGHDSDAPLAHGEVGKVGVAIDSIDDMRVLFGGIPLDKVSTSMTINAPAALLLLLYQLVGEEQGVPADKLTGTIQNDVLKEYIARGTYIFPPKPSLRLIADIFKYCRAEIPKWNTISISGYHMAEAGASPAQEIAFTLADGIEYVRTAVAAGMDVDDFAPRLSFFFVARTTILEEVAKFRAARRIWARVMKEEFGAKNPKSLMLRFHTQTAGVQLTAQQPEVNLVRVAVQGLGAVLGGTQSLHTNSFDEAIALPTDKSARLALRTQQVLAYETDVTATVDPFAGSYVVEKMTDDVEAAALALMERVEDLGGAVNAIEQGFQKNEIERSAYRIAQETDSGERVVVGVNRYTLDTEEPYEPLRVDPAIEAQQAERLAKLRAERDQGAVDTALAELKKAAAGTDNVLYPMKQALKARATVGEVCNALREVWGTYVPTDAF